The sequence GTCGTCATCCCAACCTATAATGAAGCGGGCGGCATAGAAAAGCTCATAGCCGCTCTCGCCGGCGTATTCTCTCAGGCAGGCATAAACGGCGAGATCGTCATCGTCGACGACAACTCACCGGACGGTACCGGGGCGATCGTGGATTCTCTCGCGGAACGGTATCCGTGCCGCTGCGTCCATCGCGCGGGCAAGCTTGGATTGGCCTCGGCGGTCATCGATGGCTGGAAGACCTGTACGTCGGAGATCCTCGGCGTCATGGACGGAGATTTCAGTCACGACATGCAGATCGTGCCGCAGTTGGTCGAAGCGCTTACAAGCGGCGGCTATCAACTCGCGATCGGGAGCCGCTACGTCCGCGGCGGCGGGATAACGAATTGGCCGTGGCGTCGGCGCGTGACGTCGCGCGTTGCGATCATGCTCGCACAACCGCTCACTCCGATCAGAGACATCACGTCCGGCTTCCTGTTTTTCCGGCGCGAAGTGATCGACGGCATCACGCTCGATCCGATCGGTTTCAAGATCGGTCTCGAGGTCGTGATGAAAGGTAACTACGAAAAAGCCAAGGAAATTCCGTATGTTTTCACCGACCGCACGCACGGAAAGAGCAAGCTCAACAGCGGCGAGATCGTCAACTACTTGAAGCAACTATCGAAACTGTATTTCGGCGGGGGCCGGCACAAGCGTGCGCCCAAACCGGATCCGAGAAGGGGCGAGAGTAGCAACGCGTGACACCGACCGCGAACTGGCTGAAACGGCGCACGACCAAGCCCGAGGGCGCGACAGACCCCTTATGGGAGGTCTGCCCCGGCTGCAAAGAGCGTCTCTATAAGAAGGATCTTGTCGAGCAGCTGCGCGTCTGTCCGAAGTGCGGCCACCATCTCCGCATGGGCGCGCTCGACCGCATCGCGCTGCTGGCCGATGGCGACTTCGAAGAGATCGGCGCCAACTTGATCACGGGCGATCCCCTGCAATGGACCGACCGCATTTCCTACACGCAGAAATCCTCCAACGATCGCGCGAAGTCGGGATTGCTCGAAGGCGTCGTCGCGGGTTTTTGCGCGATCGACGGAGTGCAGACCGGTCTTGCCGTCATGGACTTCGCGTTCCGGGGCGGCACGATGGGCAGCGTTGTCGGCGAGAAGGTCACGCTCTTGCTCGAAGAGTCGGCGCGACGCCGGCTTCCCGCGGTCATCGTCTGCGCATCCGGCGGCGCCCGGATGGAAGAAGGCATGATCGCCCTGATGCAAATGGCGAAGACGAGTGCGGCGGTACAACGATTCGGCCAACTCGGTCTCCCATACGTCTCCGTGCTGACCGACCCCACGACCGGCGGGGTCTCCGCCTCGTTTGGTTTCCAAGGCGATGTCATCATCGCCGAACACGGCGCGGCGATCGGCTTCGCAGGCCGGCGCGTCATCGATCAGACGATCCGCCAGAAACTGCCGGAAGGTTTCCAATCCGCCGAGTTCTTGCTCGAGCACGGTCAGGTCGACGTGGTCGTACGGCGAAACGAGTTGAAGAGCGCGCTCGGCCGCGTCCTGCGCTTCATGACGGCCAAAGCGGTGCCCGCTTGAACGTCATCGTCGAACTCGAAAAGCCCCTCACCGAGCTGGAAGGCAAGATCGCCGACCTCAAAAAGCTCAATGAGTCGGGCAGGGTGGATCTCTCCAGCCAGATCCGGGCGCTCGAAGACAAAGCAAGGCAGCTGCGCGTCGAGATCTTCTCCAATCTCACACCGTGGCAGCGCGTGCACCTGGCCCGTCACCCAAAGCGCCCTCTTGCCCTTGACTACATCGGAGAGTTGGACGGTTTCACCGAACTCCACGGTGACCGGGTCTTCGGCGACGACACCGCGCTCGTCGCCGGTTTCGCGTATTTGGGTCGCACGCCGGTCTTCGTGCTCGGCCAACAGAAGGGCCGCGACACCAAAGAAAACCTCTATCGCAATTTCGGCATGCCGCACCCTGAAGGCTATCGCAAGGCCCAACGAGTCATGCATCTCGCGGAGAAATTCAACCGCCCGATCGTCACCTTCGTCGATACACCGGGCGCCTATCCAGGCATCGGCGCCGAGGAACGGGGCCAATCGGAGGCGATTGCCGCGTCGCTCGCGCTCCTATCCGGCCTGCATGTGCCGATAATTGTGAATGTGATCGGTGAAGGCGGAAGCGGCGGCGCATTGGCGATCGGGATCGGCGACCACGTGACCATGCTCCAGCATGCGGTCTACTCAGTCGCATCGCCCGAACCGGCTGCCACGATCCTCTGGCGTGACGCTTCGAAAGCTGAAGAAGCGGCGGCGCGCCTGCGCCTTACGTCGGACGATCTGTTCGAATTCGGCATCGTCGACGAAGTGATCGTCGAGCCGGTCGGCGGCGCGCACCGCGACCCAGCCGCCGTGGTTCGGCACGTCCTGGAAGCCGACGCGCGCGCGTTGGCAAAGCTTTCGAAGCTGTCGGGCGACGAGCTGCTCGACCGGCGCTACGAGAAATACCGCAAGATCGGTTCGCATTCCGAGGTCGAGCATGACCGTGCGGCGCGGTAGTCTCGGTTTCAAGGCGCTGCGCCTCGTCCGAGCGCCGCTTCGCGCATCGGGCGGACGATGGCGGGAAGCGGTTTCAAATTTCGCAGTGATCTCGATGCGCTGCGCGATGGCCGCCGTCATCGTCGCGGTTCTCGGCGCGAGCGGCTTGCAGGCGTGGCGCGTCGGCGCGCAATCGTACGACCTGCACAAGCAGATCGTCGCCGTTGAACGTCACGAAGCCGAATTGACATCGTCGGAGACGGCGTTGCAGACGCAGATCAAAGATCTCCACGATCCCGAATATCTTGTACCGCTCATCCACGAGCAGCTCGGACTCGTGAAGCCGCACGAAGTGTTCATCGTCGTGCGGACGCAAACGCCTCCCGCGAACAGATAACAAAGCGTGGAGCCGATCCGGGGAACCGTTGTTCAGACGGGAAGATTCGGCGCCGTGGTCCGGCTTGAAGATGGCCGAGTGGCGGGTGTGGATGCGGCGTCTCCGGGATTCGCCGCTCTGCGGAATGCGTGCGCGCAGACGCGCCGCCCGACGCTCGAGTTCGTCATCGTCGAGGAGCGCGCGGGGCGTCCGCCGGTCGTAGCCGTGGCGAGCACCGCGCTTGAAGAGTCATTCGAGCGCAAGATCGCGGACTATCTCCGCCAGACCGCCGAGTGGGATCCGCGTGGATCGGCGTCGGATCTGCGGCGCGAAAAAGTGAACAGATACGCGCGCAAACGCCGCCCATAGGGGGCGTGAACGGCAAAGGCCAACCTTCTCAAGCATGGCGCGCGTCGACCCAGTCAGCATCCCTGGGTGTTTCATCCGCATAGACGGAGTCTATACGTCGCTGCGCACGGCCGAAAAGCGCGTTGCTGATTACATAAGAGACCATCCTGAAGAGCTGATCCACCTCACGGTGACGGAGCTGGCCGAAGCGACCGACACGAGCGAGTCCACGGTGGTCCGGCTGTGTCAGAAACTCGGCTATAAAGGGTATCAAGAATTCAAGATCATGCTGGCGCGCGATCTCGTGGCGCCGGCCGACACCATATTTGAAGCGATCACACCGCACGACTCGATCAGCCAGCTCAAATCCAAGGTGTTCCAGGCGAACATCCAGGCGCTGAAAGATACGATCGAAGTGCTCGACGATGCGAGCCTGCAGCGCGCCGCTGATGCGATCGGACGCGCCCGCCGGATGGACATCTACGGCGTGGGAGGTTCGTCGTCGATCGCGTACGATGCGTACCACAAGTTCCATCGCATCGGCATCACGTGCTTTGCCATGTCGGACGCCGACTTTCTCGCGACATCCGCCGCGCTGCTCGGTTCTGACGATGTCGCGCTCGGGATCTCGCACACCGGAAGCAGCCGCGACGTCGTCGAGGCGCTGCGCATGGCGAAGGAATCCGGCGCGACTACCATCTGCGTCACGCACAATGCCACGTCGCCGATAACGCGCGTCTCCGACATCACGCTGTTCACGGCGGCGCGCGAGACCGCATTTTCCAGCGATGCCATGACGAGCCGCCTTGCGCAGCTCTCCATCCTCGACACCGTTTACCTCGCGGTGGCGCTGAGCCGCTATGACCGTTCGCTCGGTCTCATCCAAAAGACGCGACAGGCTTCCGCGGCCAAGCGCTACTGACCCAGGCGCGATGAGTGAGGTACGCTGCGCCGTCATCTCCATCGGCACAAACTCGACACGGCTGCTGATCGCAAGCGTCGCGGGCGGCGTGCTCGTTCCGGAATATCACGAATCGCGCGGCACACGACTGGGCCAAGGATTGACTCCATCCGCCCCGCTTTCGCCGCCCGCTGCAGAACGGACCCTGGCGGCTGTGGCGGACTATGCGCGGCTCAGTCATGGCGTCGATCGAACGTATCTCATCGGCACATGTGCGCTTCGCGACGCATCGGACGCCGATCGACTCGCCGCGCATGCGAGCGAGCTTGTCCGCGTACCACTTGCAGTGTTGACGGGCGACGAAGAGGCGCGCGCTTCGTTCGAGGGCGCGCAGTATGGACTTGCTGCGGCCGGCCTTTTGACCGGCAACGCCATGACCGTTCTTGACATCGGCGGAGGGAGCGTCGAGTTCGCGCGGCGCGACAAACCGGATTCGACGCCCGCAACGGCGTCACTCGCGTTGGGCGCCGTGGCGCTAACCGAGCGATTTCTGCGTGGCGATCCACCGACCGCGGACGAAGTGACGCGCTGCCGAGGCGCGATCCGGTTGGGATTGAGAAGCCTTCGCGAAAGCTTGCGACCGAGCGGCACGATCGTCGCAGTAGGCGGCACAGCGACGACCGTCGCCGAGATGCTGCAAGCCGACTGGTCGGGCGACGTGGCGAAGATCTCGCGCGGTGATCTGTCGGATGTGACGCGTCTCGTCGCCAATGCCACGGTCGCGCAGCGCCGGTGTATGCACGGCGTTCCCGAGCAGCGCGCGGACATCGTCTGCGCCGGCCTTTTGGTGCTGGACGAGGTCGCCGTTTCGTCTGGGACGAGCGAGATATTCGTCACGCGCACCGATCTTCTCGTCGGATACCTGCTCATGCAGACCGGAAGGGTGGCATAGCGGGTCGCGTGAACGCGACGCACCATGGACGCGACGACCGAATACGCACTGGCATACGCGCTCACGACGACGGCGGGCATTCGGGCGTTTCTCGCGCTGCTCGCAGCCGCGATCGCCGCGCACGTCGGATGGATTCACCTCACGAATTCCTTCGCGTGGCTCGGCTCGACGAGCTCGATCGTCGTTCTAGCGATTTTCGCGCTGCTGGAAATACTGGGCGATAAGATACCGGTCGTTGACCACGTGCTGCACCTGATCTACTTCGTCCTACGGCCGGCGGCCGCCGCGATTCTCGTCGCCGGCACGGTGCACACGCCGAGCTATGCCGAGCTCGTGACTCTGATGGTTGTGGGAGCGCTCAACGCGTTCGTCGTCCACGGCTCCATCGCGACCGTTCGGGCTGCAAGCACCGCAACGACGCTTGGCGTCGTCAATCCCGGGCTCAGCGCGGTCGAAGATGTCGTGGCCGTCGGCGGGGGCGCCGCTGCGATCGCGTTTCCGATAGCCGCGGCGGTGATCGCACTCATCTTCGTCATCGCGCTCGTGCTTGTCGTGCGCCGCGTGACGACCGTCGGCCGGCCGTCCTATCGGTGATTTCGCCTGCTCACTGTTGGGCAAGCATCGCCTGCCCTTGGTTCGTTATTGAACCGCGCCGGCGCAGCCGTGCTTCGCGACCGTGAGCAAGACACCGGAGGACGGGGCAAGCGTGAGCTTCGCGGAGTGCCGGACCGCGCCGGTCGCAACGTCCGTGTAGACGGTTTGCGGCAGTTTCACCGTATACGGCGTCGTGCTGCTCGTATTCACCGCCGAAAGCCCAAACGAGAACTGACGGAAATATGCGAGTCGCCCGAGCCCGTGGTATGACGGCCCGCCATACATCTCGGCGCACGGTGCACCGATCGCGGCCTTATACTGGTCGAAGTAGTGCTCGAAACCATATTCGCCGTACGGCGCGGTGAAGACAACCGCCGCCTGTTCTTTGGCCATGACGTACGTCGACAAGACATAGTCGAGCTGCGCGTTTGTCACGCTCGTCTCGTTTTGCCACTCGTTGACGTCCATGAATCCTTTGCCGAGGCCTTGCGCGTAGCGCGCCCACGCGACGGTGTTGTTGAATTCGGCGTCTGAGCTGTACTTGCCGTACCGCGCGAAACCGCTCTCATCGAAGAGCACGTCGAGATCTGCAACGAGTTGCTGCTCGTTGGGATCGCCAAGAGTGATGTCGGCGGGGACGTTGTTCCCCCAAATACCAAGCGATCGCGGTTGTCCGTGCAGGTAGGTCCGCGCCGTGGAGAGGTACGACAACATGGCGTTGGCCCATGCCGAATCAACGGTATGACCGGAGAACTTCTGCGTCCACGTGGGCACGCCGCCGACATTGGCGAAGACGCCGCACCCGTGCTGGCCGTCCTGCGTGCCGCCGGTGTCGTTGTTCAGCGAGACGAGATCAAGCCCGACCGCAGAGTAGCCGTTCTGCTCCGCGTACCCGCCGACAAGATTTAAGAGATAGTTGATCACGTCAGGGTTTGTGATGTCGAGCGGTACGCTTGTCAAACCCGAGACGAATGCAACCGTCGACCTATCGCACTCATACAGGATCCAGTCCGGATGGTTGGCCTGCCACCAACTGAGCGGATGACCAAGATTGCCGAACAGTGAGACGGATGCGTCGGTGCCGACCGGAAGATACATGCTGATCGGAAGCGTGGGATTGTTCGTGCGCCACGCTTGCACCATTTGCGGGCTATTGGAACCCCAGAGAGCGGCGTAGAGCGGACCGTCCTGCATGGCCTGCTCTTGGGAGATGCCGCCTTTGTTCTTATGGTTGTCGAAAATCTGAACCGGGTAGATTCCGCTCCAGGTATCTTGGATATATTGGCTTTCGGCGGGCGGTGTCTCGGTGGCCATGGGCGAGACGGTCGACCGCTGGAAGTCTCCGGTATTCGGCGCGTACGCCTGCGTGGGTTGCGGCGCGACGCCGCCGCCCGCAAAACCATTGCCGCCGCACGCGGCGAGCGCGGAAACGAATCCGACCCCAATTATCGTTACCGCGATGCTAAAGGTGCCGCGCATGTTGGTCCTCATCCATGTGTCCCGCCCAGACCGTCAAATTTGACGACAGCATTTCGGCTCCTTGAGCCAAGCGCCCCATGCCAGTAGGTCGTTCCTCGCTCTCATTACCCAGTCAGTGGGGTCCGCGAATCGGATGAAAAAAAGACTTGAGGCGGCTCTTCTCTGTACGCTTGGATTCGCAGCAGTGTGTCTGGCCGGCTGCGGAAGTTCGGCCGCCCCCGGTCCGGGGCAGCAGCCGACACCGAATCCTAGTCCCGTCACGCCGATCCAGCATATCGTCCTCATCATCCAAGAAAATCGGACGCCTGACGATCTCTTTCAGGGACTGCCGGGCGCCGACATCGCCTCGAGCGGGCGAAATTCGAAAGGCCGCATCATCAAGCTCGCCCCGCTTTCGCTGAAAGCGCCGGTTGGATTTGGGCACTCCCATGCCGATTTCGTGTTCGCGTACGACCACGGCCATATGGACGGATTCGATCTCGAATCCGAGTCGTGCGGTGACCCGCCATGTCCCGACAACGGCGAATATGCCTACGTACCGCGATCGGAAGTCGGTCCGTATTTTTCGATGGCCGAACAATATACGTTTGCCGACCACATGTTTCAGACGAATCAGGGTCCGAGCTTTCCGGCGCACCAGTATCTCATCGCCGGCACGTCACAGCCCGCCGTCGGCAGCGACCTGCTTGCCGCCGAAAATCCGGAAACGCCGGATCATGCGACGATCGGCGGCTGCGACGCGCCCGCCGGCACGCTCGTCAAGTTGATCGATCCGGCCGGCGACGAAAACTCGTCGATGTTCCCGTGCTTCGAACATCCGACGCTCATCGATCTGCTGGACGCGCACGGCGTCTCGTGGCGCTATTACGCGCCGAGCACGAGCTCGATCTGGACGGGGCCGAACTCCATACGGCATCTCCGGTTCGGACGAGATTGGCGCGACATCTCGATTCCGGAGACCAACGTCCTGAACGATATCGCGGCCGGCCAGCTGCGCGATGTATCGTGGGTGATCCCCGACGCCTTGACGTCTGACCATCCGCAATCTACCGATGGCAGCGGTCCGTCGTGGGTTGCCTCGGTCGTGAACGCTATCGGTCAGAGTCAATATTGGAACGATACAGCGATCTTCGTGCTGTGGGATGATTGGGGCGGCTTTTACGATCACGTCCGCCCGGCGAATATTTTCGATTCCTACGAATTGGGTTTTCGCGTACCGCTCATCGTCGTATCACCGTATGCCAAACCAGCGCATATCTCAACAGTCGATCACGAATTCGGCAGCATCTTACGTTATATCGAGGAAGACTACAATCTTGGGTCCCTTGGATACACCGATGAGCGGTCCGACGACCTGAGCGATTGCTTTGATTATTTGCAGACCCCGCTCAAGTTCCACAAGATCCAAGCGCCGCTCGACCGTGCGTATTTCTTGCGGCCGGGCGCAGTGCACGGTCCGCCGGATACCGAGTGACGGACGCCGAAGGCGTCCGAATCGAACGGTGACGGAAGAGCCGTTCCGCCACCGTTCGTGAACTTATCTGACGATCGTGGTCGAGTCGGTGCGGTTGCGAGAGGCCATCGCTATGAGCGCGATGACGATCACGACGACGACGGCCGCGATGATCCAACCGGTAGGCGTCATAAACGTCGTCGTGGAGGTCGTCGTGCTCGTGCTCGTGGACGTGTTCGTGCCGGTGGTCGCCGTCGTATCAGGCGCCTGATTCTGAGTCGTGGTCGTTGTCGTGTTCGAGGTGTCGGTCGTCGCCTGAGCAGCGGGGTCTGCGAGGGCGATCAAATAGGCGGGCATCTTTTCTCCTCCTTCGCGCGCGCGGCGGCGATTCTGCATCGGCGCCGCGGATGACTAGGCTAGTTGTTCCCCCGATCTAGCATTTATAAACCACTTCTCGCTCAAGGAAGGTAAGGAATCGCAATCTTATGCTCAAGCACCTTAGGTTTTTTGCCGCGATAGCGGCGGTCGCCGTGATGACCTCGCCGGCCGCCGCAACGATGGGCGGCAGGCATCGGTTCGTCGCGACCATGATGTCGACCAAGCCAATCGCGTACTTCAGGCTCGAGTCGACGCAGGGCACGAGCGAAGTCGGCTCCGCGACTTTCGCTTCCGTAGGTGGTGCGACATCAGCCCAGGACTGCGCGCCGATCGGTGTCCGAGGCAATAAGTGCCTCGCGCTGAACGGCTCCGACGCCTATGTGAAGACGACCCAACTCGGGGGCATCGCCGCCGCTGCGAGCATCATGGCTTGGGTTGACCTAAGCGCCCTGCCGTCGAAGGCCGGCCACATCTTCTACGTCGCCGGAGAATCACACTACGGCAACGATCTCGATCTGCAGTTCGAGACCGACGACGTCCTTCGGTTCTATACGGCCGGCGGAAGCAACGTCGCATATACCGCCGACCCCAAGACGTTGCTTCAGACCTGGCACATGGTCGTTGCGACGGTCGACACCGTTTCCGGAGAGCGCGATATCTATTGGGATGGCAAATTAGCAGCTCACGATTCCGGAGGTGGGGAGCCGACGAAGACCAGCGCGTTCTCGATCGGATACACGACGGTCTTTCCCGGCCGCTGGTTCTCGGGCGCTATCGACGAAGTGGCGCTCTGGGATCGCGCGTTGAGCGCGGCGACGGTCTCTGATCTTTACTCTTCGACGAAGTGATGCCGGTTACGTGACGCGGAACGTGCCCGCGTCGATTCCCTCGCGGATGCGGCCGGCTAGGACGGCCGCATCGCTTTCGTGCCTTCTTTTCGCGCTGCCGCCCGCGCCGCGCAGGCTGCCTCGCTCGGCCGTAAGACGACATAGTCGAACGGCTTTTCCTTGAGCAGCGCGCGCGCCGTCGAGAAACCAGGGCGGAATGGTGAAATCCACGATCACCTCGTAGCCGTCGCGCTCGATGTGCCTCGCCGCCGCCAACATCGCTCGCATGATCATCACCATGCGTTTTGGTAATCCCTGAGTCTGCGGACTCTTGATGATGAACGACCAGAATGCGTCGCCTTCGATGTGAGCGAAGGCATCCGGCGACGACTTGATCAGCTCGCGCGCCACCGCAGTCTTGCCGGCCGCAACCGGACCCGAGAGAATCACGATCGATCCCACTCACGAACCTCGTACGGCCGATTGCAACTGGGCACGGTGGGGGTCGAACCCACACGACCTTACGGTCCCGGGATTTTAAGTCCCGTGCGTCTGCCGGTTTCGCCACGCGCCCAACAGCGCGGAATTAGCGCGACGATTTGAACGGACCTTTGGGATGGGCAAGCGATGCTTGCCCTACTACGAGACGGCGCGGTTAGGGAATGTGCGGGATCTCGCTCGATGCGAACTGCACGTTGTTTCGGCCGCACTGTTTGGCGGCATACATCGCCGCGTCCGCGCGCTGGATGAGCGCCTGAGCCGTATCGCCGTCGCGCGGAAACAGGCTCGCGCCGATGCTGCAGGTGATCGGAAGCGGAATATCTCCGAGCACGAACGGTTCGGCAAAAGCGCTCAAAATGCGCGACGCGACCATTGCGACGTCGTCCGCGTGCGCGACGTCATCGAGTGCGACGATGAATTCATCGCCGCCGAGTCGAGCGACAGTGTCGCCCGGGCGGATGGCCGCGGTCAGCCGCGCGGCTATCGCTTTCAACAGATCGTCACCCGCCGCATGACCGCGTGTGTCGTTGACCGTCTTGAAATGATCGACGTCGATAAAAAGCAGCGCCGAGCATCGGCCCCGTCTGCGCACGCGGGCGATCGATTGCGCGAGGCGGTCCATGAGCAGTATGCGGTTCGGCAACGCCGTGAGCGCATCGTGATGCGCAAGAAACGCGAGCCGATCTTCGGCCGCTTTGCGTTCCGAAACATCGAGCGCGATCCCCATCGTGCCAACCGTCACGCCCGCGTCGTCGCGCAGCGGTTCGACGTGCACATCATATGTGCGCGCCGCGAAATCGGCGAAATGATTACCGGCGCGCCCTTCCAGCGCTTCAACGTGCGTGATCATGTTCTCCGGCTCAGAGTCGATGCCGACGAGCGCATCCGTCAATTGTCGCCCGATGAGGGCGCTCGGTGAAAGACCGGCCCGAGTCAATCCGGAGCCGACGATCGAAGTGATGCGCAAGCGCTCATCGGTGGACCAGACGATTGCGGGTATCTGCGCCATGAAGAGCTGAAGGCGCGTTTGCGCCTCACCGAGCGCCAGTTGCGCTCGCCGGCGAAGCGTGATATCGCGAAACGCGAGCGCGATGCCGCCACGGCATGGAAATGCGCAGCCCTCGATCCACTTGTCGTATTCTGCGAAGTATTCGGTGAACGTCGGCGAGGCGTTTTCTCGGAAGGCGCGCCGGCACGCCTCCGAAAAGCGCGATCGCGCATCGGACGGTAAGCACGAGCGCAAGTCTCGACCGACGAGCGAACTGGGCGCTGCGGCCAGCATGGTGTTCGCCGCGTCGTTTGCCTCGGTGATCCGACCGGTCGAGTCGGTCACGACCAGGCCCTGGCCGAGGTGACCTAACACCTCGCCGGCGGCCGGCGTGCGGCTACGGTCGTCCAGGCCTTTAGGCGGCGGACGCTTTGGGCTGCGGAATACGCTCACGAATAGATTATACGCGACCGGGGGCGGTGATAGGGGTTACATGATGCCGGCATATTAAGGAGTAATTTTCAGGATGCGATCGCCGCGCAGCTCGGCCGTCCAGAAGCTTATGCCGTCGTCGGCTAGCGAAGCGAGCGAGGCACCGAGCGATTGGACGACATCCGGCGCAGCCGCCCCCGGCGCGAGAATCGCAAGACTTGAAACACCCCTTTCCGGACGGACGTTGAGCCAGAGCGTCGCGCCACGCCAGGTGAACCCCGTCACTTCCCAAGGCAGATCGATCATGTGCTTCACGGAGCCGTCGGCATGGAGTTGGAGGACGCGCTTCTCGTAACGCTGGCTGAGCCAAAGATGACCGCCGTCATAAGCTAGGTGAGAGCCGGTCGCATCCGGGCATCTGATGGATTGTTTTTCCCAGGCGGATTGCGCGATGTCGAACCGATGAATGCTTCGATCATCGGAATCAGCGCGACCTATCACCGCGCACAATCGGTCCTCGACAAACGTCATGCCGTATACGCGGCCGGGCGCCGGATGCGACGCGCGGATAGCAAGGTCCTGATCAAGCTCGAGAATGGCCGAGGATTCCCAATCACCGGCCCAAAGCCTCGGTCCATCAAATGCGAGACCGATCACGCCTGAAGCGGGCTTCTGTAGCTGGGACAAAATCATAAGACGACGAGCTCCGCAACTTTGGTGCGCTCCGGCAGGCGCTTCACCCGTCGTGGGAAAATGCTCGGCCTCTACCGGTTGCGTAGGCCGATTCTGTCGGTCCGCTCCATCAAAGTGTCGAGGGTCCCACAAGGATTC comes from Candidatus Eremiobacteraceae bacterium and encodes:
- a CDS encoding LamG domain-containing protein, with the protein product MLKHLRFFAAIAAVAVMTSPAAATMGGRHRFVATMMSTKPIAYFRLESTQGTSEVGSATFASVGGATSAQDCAPIGVRGNKCLALNGSDAYVKTTQLGGIAAAASIMAWVDLSALPSKAGHIFYVAGESHYGNDLDLQFETDDVLRFYTAGGSNVAYTADPKTLLQTWHMVVATVDTVSGERDIYWDGKLAAHDSGGGEPTKTSAFSIGYTTVFPGRWFSGAIDEVALWDRALSAATVSDLYSSTK
- a CDS encoding MurR/RpiR family transcriptional regulator, translating into MARVDPVSIPGCFIRIDGVYTSLRTAEKRVADYIRDHPEELIHLTVTELAEATDTSESTVVRLCQKLGYKGYQEFKIMLARDLVAPADTIFEAITPHDSISQLKSKVFQANIQALKDTIEVLDDASLQRAADAIGRARRMDIYGVGGSSSIAYDAYHKFHRIGITCFAMSDADFLATSAALLGSDDVALGISHTGSSRDVVEALRMAKESGATTICVTHNATSPITRVSDITLFTAARETAFSSDAMTSRLAQLSILDTVYLAVALSRYDRSLGLIQKTRQASAAKRY
- a CDS encoding septum formation initiator family protein, with protein sequence MRRGSLGFKALRLVRAPLRASGGRWREAVSNFAVISMRCAMAAVIVAVLGASGLQAWRVGAQSYDLHKQIVAVERHEAELTSSETALQTQIKDLHDPEYLVPLIHEQLGLVKPHEVFIVVRTQTPPANR
- a CDS encoding DUF4126 domain-containing protein, with the translated sequence MDATTEYALAYALTTTAGIRAFLALLAAAIAAHVGWIHLTNSFAWLGSTSSIVVLAIFALLEILGDKIPVVDHVLHLIYFVLRPAAAAILVAGTVHTPSYAELVTLMVVGALNAFVVHGSIATVRAASTATTLGVVNPGLSAVEDVVAVGGGAAAIAFPIAAAVIALIFVIALVLVVRRVTTVGRPSYR
- the accD gene encoding acetyl-CoA carboxylase, carboxyltransferase subunit beta, whose translation is MTPTANWLKRRTTKPEGATDPLWEVCPGCKERLYKKDLVEQLRVCPKCGHHLRMGALDRIALLADGDFEEIGANLITGDPLQWTDRISYTQKSSNDRAKSGLLEGVVAGFCAIDGVQTGLAVMDFAFRGGTMGSVVGEKVTLLLEESARRRLPAVIVCASGGARMEEGMIALMQMAKTSAAVQRFGQLGLPYVSVLTDPTTGGVSASFGFQGDVIIAEHGAAIGFAGRRVIDQTIRQKLPEGFQSAEFLLEHGQVDVVVRRNELKSALGRVLRFMTAKAVPA
- a CDS encoding polyprenol monophosphomannose synthase, with product VVIPTYNEAGGIEKLIAALAGVFSQAGINGEIVIVDDNSPDGTGAIVDSLAERYPCRCVHRAGKLGLASAVIDGWKTCTSEILGVMDGDFSHDMQIVPQLVEALTSGGYQLAIGSRYVRGGGITNWPWRRRVTSRVAIMLAQPLTPIRDITSGFLFFRREVIDGITLDPIGFKIGLEVVMKGNYEKAKEIPYVFTDRTHGKSKLNSGEIVNYLKQLSKLYFGGGRHKRAPKPDPRRGESSNA
- a CDS encoding alkaline phosphatase family protein, which encodes MKKRLEAALLCTLGFAAVCLAGCGSSAAPGPGQQPTPNPSPVTPIQHIVLIIQENRTPDDLFQGLPGADIASSGRNSKGRIIKLAPLSLKAPVGFGHSHADFVFAYDHGHMDGFDLESESCGDPPCPDNGEYAYVPRSEVGPYFSMAEQYTFADHMFQTNQGPSFPAHQYLIAGTSQPAVGSDLLAAENPETPDHATIGGCDAPAGTLVKLIDPAGDENSSMFPCFEHPTLIDLLDAHGVSWRYYAPSTSSIWTGPNSIRHLRFGRDWRDISIPETNVLNDIAAGQLRDVSWVIPDALTSDHPQSTDGSGPSWVASVVNAIGQSQYWNDTAIFVLWDDWGGFYDHVRPANIFDSYELGFRVPLIVVSPYAKPAHISTVDHEFGSILRYIEEDYNLGSLGYTDERSDDLSDCFDYLQTPLKFHKIQAPLDRAYFLRPGAVHGPPDTE
- a CDS encoding sensor domain-containing diguanylate cyclase — its product is MSVFRSPKRPPPKGLDDRSRTPAAGEVLGHLGQGLVVTDSTGRITEANDAANTMLAAAPSSLVGRDLRSCLPSDARSRFSEACRRAFRENASPTFTEYFAEYDKWIEGCAFPCRGGIALAFRDITLRRRAQLALGEAQTRLQLFMAQIPAIVWSTDERLRITSIVGSGLTRAGLSPSALIGRQLTDALVGIDSEPENMITHVEALEGRAGNHFADFAARTYDVHVEPLRDDAGVTVGTMGIALDVSERKAAEDRLAFLAHHDALTALPNRILLMDRLAQSIARVRRRGRCSALLFIDVDHFKTVNDTRGHAAGDDLLKAIAARLTAAIRPGDTVARLGGDEFIVALDDVAHADDVAMVASRILSAFAEPFVLGDIPLPITCSIGASLFPRDGDTAQALIQRADAAMYAAKQCGRNNVQFASSEIPHIP
- a CDS encoding acetyl-CoA carboxylase carboxyltransferase subunit alpha, with product MNVIVELEKPLTELEGKIADLKKLNESGRVDLSSQIRALEDKARQLRVEIFSNLTPWQRVHLARHPKRPLALDYIGELDGFTELHGDRVFGDDTALVAGFAYLGRTPVFVLGQQKGRDTKENLYRNFGMPHPEGYRKAQRVMHLAEKFNRPIVTFVDTPGAYPGIGAEERGQSEAIAASLALLSGLHVPIIVNVIGEGGSGGALAIGIGDHVTMLQHAVYSVASPEPAATILWRDASKAEEAAARLRLTSDDLFEFGIVDEVIVEPVGGAHRDPAAVVRHVLEADARALAKLSKLSGDELLDRRYEKYRKIGSHSEVEHDRAAR